From Chrysiogenia bacterium, the proteins below share one genomic window:
- the miaB gene encoding tRNA (N6-isopentenyl adenosine(37)-C2)-methylthiotransferase MiaB, protein MSERSAQPGSPELSAAEAEDLDRVRVAGGARAASETNAEAAAGGKRLYLETYGCQMNDRDSDTLVSLLAAHGYGLTDDPAVADLICVNTCSVRAKAEDKTWSELGRYRVLKEENPALRIAMVGCVAQQVGEDAVGRARYLDLVVGTHNIHALPEMLAERERTGRPVVRADFHAEEQKIFRPAEIDASGRLQAFVNIMVGCDHQCTYCIVPMTRGPEISRAPGDVLSEVRALAGQGVKEIMLLGQNVNSYGKQWAHLGKEGGPDFGELVFEVAKVEGVERIRFTSPHPMNVGETLYRAFAACEKLQPHIHLPLQSGSDAVLRRMKREYKVEKFLEVVEKLRAARPGISITTDIIVGFPGESSEDYEATLAVMERVRFDGAYSFAYSKRPGTPALKLDGDVPAELAKERLRRLQSLQEEISAEVARNMVGRVEQVLVEGRSRRREDQVSGRAGSNWTVNFDGPPSLIGQVVAVEITEGLPHTLRGRLV, encoded by the coding sequence ATGAGTGAGCGATCCGCACAACCCGGTTCCCCCGAGCTCTCCGCGGCAGAGGCCGAGGATCTCGACCGCGTGCGCGTGGCGGGCGGGGCCCGCGCAGCGAGCGAGACAAACGCGGAAGCCGCCGCCGGCGGCAAGCGGCTGTATCTGGAGACCTACGGGTGTCAGATGAATGATCGCGATTCCGACACGCTGGTGTCCCTGCTGGCGGCGCACGGCTACGGGCTCACCGACGATCCGGCGGTTGCCGATCTCATCTGCGTGAACACGTGCAGCGTGCGCGCCAAGGCCGAGGACAAGACCTGGTCGGAGCTCGGGCGCTACCGCGTGCTCAAGGAAGAGAACCCGGCGCTTCGCATCGCCATGGTGGGCTGCGTCGCCCAGCAGGTGGGCGAGGACGCGGTGGGCCGCGCGCGCTATCTCGACCTGGTGGTCGGCACCCACAACATCCACGCGCTGCCCGAGATGCTTGCCGAGCGCGAGCGCACCGGCCGCCCGGTGGTGCGCGCGGATTTTCACGCCGAAGAGCAGAAGATCTTCCGCCCCGCCGAGATCGATGCGTCGGGGCGGCTGCAGGCCTTTGTGAACATCATGGTGGGCTGCGACCACCAGTGCACCTACTGCATCGTGCCCATGACGCGCGGCCCCGAGATCTCGCGGGCTCCAGGTGACGTGCTCTCCGAGGTGCGCGCGCTGGCGGGGCAGGGCGTCAAAGAGATCATGCTGCTCGGCCAGAACGTGAACTCCTACGGCAAGCAGTGGGCCCACCTTGGAAAAGAAGGAGGCCCCGACTTCGGCGAGCTCGTCTTCGAAGTCGCCAAAGTCGAGGGCGTGGAGCGCATCCGCTTTACCTCGCCGCACCCGATGAACGTGGGCGAGACGCTCTACCGCGCCTTTGCCGCGTGCGAGAAGCTCCAGCCGCACATTCATCTGCCGCTGCAATCGGGAAGCGACGCGGTGCTGCGCCGCATGAAGCGCGAGTACAAGGTGGAAAAATTTCTCGAAGTGGTCGAGAAACTGCGCGCGGCGCGACCGGGAATTTCGATTACGACCGACATCATCGTGGGCTTTCCCGGCGAGAGTTCCGAAGACTACGAGGCAACCCTCGCCGTGATGGAGCGCGTGCGTTTCGATGGCGCCTACTCCTTTGCCTACTCAAAACGCCCCGGAACGCCTGCCCTGAAGCTTGACGGGGACGTTCCGGCGGAGTTGGCGAAGGAGCGCCTTCGTCGGTTACAATCCCTGCAGGAAGAGATCAGCGCCGAAGTCGCCCGCAACATGGTGGGCCGCGTGGAGCAGGTGCTGGTCGAAGGGCGCAGCCGCCGCCGCGAGGACCAGGTGAGCGGGCGCGCCGGCAGCAACTGGACCGTCAACTTCGACGGTCCTCCCTCGCTCATCGGCCAGGTGGTGGCCGTCGAGATCACCGAGGGGCTTCCCCACACCCTGCGCGGCAGGCTGGTCTGA